One genomic segment of Helicobacter enhydrae includes these proteins:
- a CDS encoding host-nuclease inhibitor Gam family protein, translating to MEIKNYEDVDKALRRICECEVEIGRIEGEVTLKVNEIKEAYKNDVGKLENERNYLKQCIEGFCNEHKADFVDKRSKELVYGSIGYRVSKSVSLPRVKAKVEALISTIKKFGLKECILYEEKPNKEALSELDEASLVKLGLKREVKDNFRIEPKIESLSLEG from the coding sequence ATGGAAATCAAAAATTATGAAGATGTGGACAAGGCACTTAGAAGAATCTGTGAGTGCGAGGTGGAGATCGGAAGGATTGAAGGAGAGGTGACACTCAAAGTCAATGAGATCAAAGAGGCTTATAAGAATGATGTGGGCAAGCTAGAGAATGAGAGAAACTATCTCAAGCAGTGCATTGAGGGCTTTTGCAATGAGCATAAGGCAGATTTTGTGGATAAGAGAAGCAAGGAGCTAGTGTATGGAAGCATCGGCTATCGCGTCAGTAAGAGTGTGAGCCTGCCAAGAGTGAAAGCAAAGGTGGAAGCTTTGATTAGCACCATCAAGAAGTTTGGGCTCAAAGAGTGTATCCTCTATGAAGAGAAGCCCAATAAGGAGGCTTTGAGTGAGCTTGATGAGGCGAGCTTGGTCAAGCTTGGACTCAAAAGAGAGGTGAAAGATAACTTTCGGATTGAGCCAAAGATTGAGAGCTTGTCATTGGAGGGGTAA
- a CDS encoding helix-turn-helix domain-containing protein gives MPKRKKKTLAEQMRDKGIVLSVWAKAKGMSQKDIRLLWQISQGKVKGTRGRAKEIANELEKDGIKVG, from the coding sequence ATGCCAAAGCGTAAGAAAAAAACTCTTGCAGAACAGATGAGAGATAAGGGGATAGTGCTCTCTGTGTGGGCTAAGGCTAAAGGAATGAGCCAAAAAGATATCAGGCTTCTGTGGCAGATTTCTCAGGGAAAAGTCAAAGGCACTAGAGGAAGAGCTAAAGAGATAGCAAATGAGCTAGAAAAAGATGGAATCAAGGTAGGATAG
- a CDS encoding phage portal protein family protein: MFKFFKKKRATLMLNPNSKTTLGGISYSLTKKALKEQDLNAFISIFDYLLATDTQISSEIYKRKSALTSLPLVCTSTDTAQEAFITSLIHKHSFRRFLFDCSSSIAYGFSAFILEWSKEGEFFYPSPRLIPHSYIQEERGELFVYNSGAKIYLKDRSDVWLIYHPTDSGDLLKSSLMHKVCIIASLKASVVSKNMLFFDSLSIPPLIIRSDAINDEENAKEILESALELRSNGVALFAQNDILELLSSPQDKGNFLEFIRYCDECISKVITGQVLAGNSTLNGTQALGKVHEKIMQGISEHDSLLLGESVQNLIELTLSLNFSNPAPFSFGFDSNTEIDEKTQSEVYLNLTGMGYEIPIEHLEKTFKIKGLKKLDPTPNLNHTLSLEANQTKHSLPLDKFKLPLPTILESLINESSSFEEVQEKILERFNAAEIEALEEELMKYLTNATIKGALNEA; encoded by the coding sequence AACTCCAAAACCACACTAGGAGGGATCAGTTACTCTTTGACCAAAAAAGCCCTCAAAGAGCAAGACCTAAACGCCTTTATCTCTATTTTTGACTACCTCCTCGCCACAGACACACAAATTTCAAGCGAGATTTACAAACGCAAAAGTGCTCTCACCTCTCTCCCTCTAGTCTGCACTTCCACCGACACTGCCCAAGAGGCTTTCATCACCTCCCTTATCCACAAACACTCCTTTAGGAGATTCCTATTTGATTGCTCTAGCTCTATCGCTTATGGCTTTTCTGCCTTTATTTTGGAATGGAGCAAAGAGGGCGAGTTTTTCTACCCCTCCCCTAGACTGATTCCTCATTCCTATATCCAAGAGGAGAGAGGTGAGCTTTTTGTATATAACTCAGGAGCAAAAATCTATCTCAAAGATAGAAGCGATGTGTGGCTGATTTACCACCCCACAGATAGTGGAGACCTCCTCAAAAGCTCTTTGATGCACAAAGTCTGTATCATTGCCTCACTCAAAGCTTCTGTAGTTTCCAAAAATATGCTTTTCTTTGACTCTCTCTCTATCCCTCCCCTCATCATCAGATCAGATGCCATCAATGACGAAGAAAATGCCAAAGAAATCCTAGAGAGTGCTCTAGAGCTTAGAAGCAATGGAGTGGCACTCTTTGCACAAAACGACATTCTAGAGCTCCTAAGCTCCCCCCAAGACAAAGGAAACTTCCTAGAGTTTATCCGCTATTGTGATGAATGTATCTCCAAAGTCATCACAGGGCAGGTTTTGGCAGGCAACTCCACCCTCAATGGCACCCAAGCCTTAGGCAAAGTGCACGAAAAAATCATGCAAGGCATTAGCGAGCACGATAGCTTGCTTTTGGGAGAAAGTGTGCAAAACCTCATAGAGCTGACTCTAAGCCTCAACTTCTCAAATCCTGCCCCCTTTTCCTTTGGCTTTGACTCCAATACCGAAATCGATGAAAAAACCCAAAGCGAGGTATATCTCAATCTTACAGGTATGGGATATGAGATCCCTATCGAGCACCTAGAGAAAACTTTCAAAATCAAAGGGCTAAAAAAGCTAGACCCCACCCCAAATCTCAACCACACTCTCTCCCTAGAAGCCAACCAAACCAAACACTCCCTCCCCCTAGACAAATTCAAGCTCCCATTGCCCACGATCTTAGAATCTCTCATCAATGAGAGCTCAAGCTTTGAGGAAGTGCAGGAGAAAATCTTAGAGAGATTTAATGCAGCAGAGATTGAAGCACTAGAGGAGGAGTTGATGAAATACCTCACAAATGCTACAATCAAAGGGGCACTCAATGAGGCTTAA
- a CDS encoding DUF7768 domain-containing protein: protein MEEPKLICYVASPVKNILELENYTPKAWQRVMDMAESGCREVKERGYIPLSPVLLFAKVYCEEKQREEALKDGLALLAKCHCFYEVKSAYKSEGVAKEREVAIDLGLALLN from the coding sequence ATGGAAGAACCTAAGTTGATTTGCTATGTGGCAAGTCCGGTGAAAAATATCCTAGAGCTAGAAAACTACACGCCCAAAGCTTGGCAAAGAGTGATGGATATGGCAGAGAGTGGGTGCAGAGAGGTGAAAGAGAGGGGCTATATCCCCCTTTCTCCTGTGCTGCTTTTTGCAAAAGTGTATTGCGAGGAGAAGCAGAGAGAGGAAGCACTCAAAGATGGGTTGGCACTTCTTGCTAAGTGTCATTGCTTCTATGAAGTCAAGAGTGCTTATAAGAGTGAGGGGGTGGCAAAAGAAAGAGAAGTGGCGATTGATTTGGGGCTTGCCCTACTAAACTAA
- a CDS encoding phage virion morphogenesis protein, which yields MKDLNSLSAFLQDLSKKAQDLTPILYHTQDALYQKTMDSFEKERDPFGNPWAPTKKKKPLKQKILQDTGVLKASIIARNNRVDKVSIGSNLSYAPIHQFGGHAGKGGKAFIPPRAYLPTHKGKIPGDLKRSIKQAIKKHFGF from the coding sequence ATGAAAGATTTAAACTCTCTCTCTGCCTTTTTGCAAGATCTAAGCAAAAAAGCCCAAGACCTCACCCCCATTCTCTACCACACCCAAGACGCCCTTTACCAAAAAACTATGGATTCCTTTGAAAAAGAGAGAGATCCCTTTGGCAATCCTTGGGCTCCCACCAAAAAGAAAAAACCACTCAAGCAAAAAATCCTACAAGACACAGGAGTGCTGAAAGCTAGTATCATAGCTAGAAACAATAGAGTGGATAAAGTGAGCATTGGAAGCAACCTAAGCTATGCTCCCATTCATCAGTTTGGAGGGCACGCAGGCAAAGGGGGAAAGGCTTTTATCCCCCCTAGAGCCTATCTCCCCACCCACAAAGGCAAAATCCCAGGGGATCTAAAGAGAAGTATCAAGCAGGCAATCAAGAAGCATTTTGGATTTTAA
- a CDS encoding DDE-type integrase/transposase/recombinase, which yields MAWVSSREFAIKKSLTLRNLQKKINGSKKFLLLDTYFFMYYYTQGIGRGGRVLRIWDEPFSSEEEAQSFYEREVLGGALEMGGRNEYHLSGSANNGGLLSGGGGSAGGSVGAGLGGGGSAGGSALLSGGSALLGVEGIKPSVYDRSYLLALEKQRVVQEWNRAKKEKMRAKDFIYALNAKGEYSFELSENKLFAWLRAYKQGGVEALRDTRGKNRNGENKIKELECEELVVSLIKASKGGVNLNSMHRALHILLHREGKFDFEVFNSRRGEAVSYSVLRRFVQEWLRKHPMSKKLIEKGSDSVVSSFAPAVGEARRGITLNEIVEIDGSSLDLIIDAREYAEMLGVSVEGEWQKRFTLIQLIDTYSKVRSFFICESENKLGVARAIAKYISKFGKPKIIRGDNGRAFVSQDVQACLENLGIEYERTPAYSGWCKPFVEKSFGTLQNHLMEWMKGYIGHSVSQRQAIEFFFDRKERRLKRGHKTHLENLHLLSELNVILDDYVEAVLLNSYDEALGVSPREAFESKRNEARAIHEYELSAKLLPAMKRSVGKEGVSVGGYKWVHPKMFEHSSIYITQNINNLYQSFVFDLEMNFLGEAVIKDGNDPLVAEMAQSAKREHQKRLRAIKKGVEASRKEVEEGFLEGVRKIKEGATRIEPPKLKPLNSVMEREVKLKEASEGGELEKYTLSKNLQKSKKDYSWEACVLNKA from the coding sequence ATGGCTTGGGTGAGTAGTAGGGAATTTGCAATTAAAAAATCGCTTACCTTAAGAAATTTGCAAAAAAAGATTAATGGATCAAAAAAATTTTTGCTTCTTGATACATATTTTTTTATGTATTACTACACCCAAGGCATTGGGCGTGGTGGCAGGGTCCTTAGAATCTGGGATGAGCCATTCTCTAGTGAAGAGGAAGCCCAAAGCTTCTATGAAAGAGAGGTGCTGGGTGGGGCATTGGAGATGGGTGGAAGGAATGAATATCATTTGAGTGGCTCTGCTAACAATGGAGGTCTTTTGAGTGGTGGGGGTGGCTCTGCTGGTGGCTCTGTTGGGGCTGGTTTGGGTGGGGGTGGCTCTGCTGGGGGTTCTGCTCTTTTGAGTGGTGGCTCTGCTCTTTTGGGTGTGGAGGGGATCAAGCCTAGTGTCTATGATCGCTCTTATCTGCTCGCTTTGGAGAAACAAAGGGTGGTGCAAGAATGGAATAGAGCCAAAAAAGAGAAAATGAGGGCAAAAGATTTCATCTATGCTCTCAATGCCAAAGGGGAATATAGCTTTGAGCTAAGTGAAAACAAGCTTTTTGCTTGGCTAAGGGCTTATAAACAAGGAGGGGTGGAGGCTCTAAGAGATACAAGGGGGAAAAACCGCAATGGGGAGAATAAAATCAAGGAGCTAGAGTGTGAGGAGCTAGTGGTCTCCCTCATCAAAGCAAGTAAGGGGGGAGTGAATCTCAATAGTATGCACAGGGCATTGCATATCTTGCTACACAGAGAGGGGAAGTTTGATTTTGAGGTGTTTAACTCTAGGAGGGGGGAGGCTGTGAGCTATAGCGTGTTGCGACGCTTCGTGCAGGAATGGCTAAGAAAGCATCCAATGAGCAAAAAACTCATCGAAAAAGGAAGTGATAGCGTGGTCTCAAGTTTCGCTCCTGCTGTGGGTGAGGCTAGAAGGGGCATCACTCTCAATGAAATCGTAGAGATTGATGGGAGCAGTCTAGATCTCATCATCGATGCAAGAGAGTATGCAGAAATGCTGGGGGTGAGTGTGGAGGGAGAGTGGCAGAAGAGATTCACTCTCATCCAACTTATCGATACTTACTCTAAAGTGAGGAGTTTTTTCATCTGTGAGAGTGAGAATAAGCTAGGGGTGGCAAGAGCTATCGCAAAATATATCAGCAAGTTTGGCAAACCCAAAATCATCCGTGGGGATAATGGGAGGGCGTTTGTGAGTCAAGATGTGCAGGCGTGTCTAGAAAATCTGGGGATAGAATATGAGAGAACTCCTGCTTATAGTGGGTGGTGCAAGCCTTTTGTGGAAAAGAGCTTTGGGACATTGCAAAACCATCTAATGGAATGGATGAAGGGGTATATCGGGCATTCTGTCAGTCAGAGGCAGGCGATCGAGTTTTTCTTTGATCGTAAGGAGAGGAGGCTAAAGAGGGGGCATAAGACACATCTAGAAAATCTGCATTTGCTTAGTGAGCTTAATGTGATTTTGGATGATTATGTCGAGGCGGTGCTGCTCAACTCTTATGATGAGGCTCTGGGGGTGTCTCCAAGAGAGGCATTTGAAAGCAAAAGGAATGAAGCTAGGGCAATCCACGAATACGAGCTCTCTGCCAAACTCTTGCCTGCGATGAAAAGAAGTGTGGGCAAAGAGGGAGTGAGCGTGGGTGGGTATAAGTGGGTGCATCCTAAGATGTTTGAGCATTCCTCTATCTATATCACACAGAATATCAACAATCTATATCAGAGTTTTGTGTTTGATTTGGAGATGAATTTTTTGGGGGAGGCGGTCATCAAAGATGGGAATGATCCATTGGTGGCAGAAATGGCACAGAGTGCCAAAAGAGAACATCAGAAACGCTTGAGGGCAATCAAGAAGGGAGTGGAGGCTTCACGCAAGGAGGTGGAGGAAGGATTTTTGGAGGGTGTGAGGAAAATCAAGGAGGGGGCTACAAGAATAGAACCCCCCAAACTCAAGCCCCTCAACTCTGTAATGGAGAGAGAAGTCAAGCTCAAGGAAGCAAGTGAGGGGGGAGAACTTGAGAAATACACTCTTTCAAAAAACCTCCAAAAGAGCAAAAAAGACTATAGCTGGGAGGCTTGTGTTCTCAATAAGGCTTAA
- a CDS encoding phage protein GemA/Gp16 family protein — MTEKQRQYRNALLRKIHTHPKYKEIKGAQAWGDYLYVRFGVSSSKELGIEELLSLIDSLNGYENGRGKDIRGRVMLFGSRQDQKIALLLEDLGMRGMIGEFIYRQTKKRTLEECSTKEKTKIIIGLEKIKRERQ; from the coding sequence ATGACAGAGAAACAAAGGCAATATCGTAATGCACTTTTGAGAAAAATCCACACCCACCCAAAATACAAAGAAATCAAGGGTGCTCAAGCTTGGGGGGATTATCTATATGTGAGGTTTGGGGTGAGTAGCTCTAAGGAGCTTGGAATAGAGGAACTCCTCTCTTTGATTGATAGTCTAAATGGATATGAGAATGGGAGGGGCAAAGATATCAGAGGGAGAGTGATGCTTTTTGGCTCTAGACAAGATCAAAAGATCGCTTTGTTGCTTGAGGATTTGGGAATGAGGGGAATGATTGGTGAGTTTATCTATCGCCAAACTAAGAAAAGAACGCTAGAGGAATGCAGCACAAAAGAAAAGACAAAGATCATCATCGGACTAGAAAAAATCAAAAGGGAGAGACAATGA
- a CDS encoding TRL domain-containing protein, with amino-acid sequence MKTLIYGTLITSGLLFIGCSQVTSPAIGSFYTGTKSAIMATGETIDESKKKVGEAECIVILGFATGDCSIETAAKSAGIKKVHYVDGESLNVLGIFGKYKVIVTGE; translated from the coding sequence ATGAAAACTTTGATTTATGGAACGCTCATCACATCAGGATTGTTGTTTATTGGATGTTCGCAAGTCACTTCACCGGCTATTGGTTCATTTTATACAGGAACAAAATCCGCCATTATGGCTACTGGGGAAACGATTGATGAGAGCAAAAAGAAAGTGGGCGAGGCTGAATGTATAGTCATTCTTGGTTTTGCAACAGGGGATTGTAGTATTGAGACTGCAGCAAAGAGTGCAGGGATCAAAAAGGTTCATTATGTGGATGGAGAGTCTTTGAATGTGCTTGGGATTTTTGGAAAGTACAAAGTGATCGTCACTGGGGAGTGA
- a CDS encoding AAA family ATPase produces the protein MEAIELSQVRADLEAFMSRENVSQASLSRALGVSASAISLFVKDKYTGKSEELAEKIKLYIANFSKREQKVETKLYESKDKRMSDFVISEAIENREIAIITGEAGSGKSSIAKEWSKSHPNVVLIEATLHTTASVLLKELCVRFGVNGGSNLHESVSNIAKYLKSADVVLMIDEAEHLPLRALEDLRRIWDFSGVPLVLFGTEILVRNLVGKNGELRQLYSRIGGKYKMKGLDKKECKEVFCEEIYPYTLGNFRASSKLYKRARRLAELHSEPLSEEIIKNAVNMVIL, from the coding sequence ATGGAAGCGATAGAACTATCTCAAGTGAGAGCCGACTTAGAAGCTTTTATGAGCAGAGAAAATGTGTCTCAAGCCTCTTTAAGTCGTGCTCTGGGTGTCAGTGCAAGTGCGATTTCACTTTTTGTGAAAGACAAATACACTGGAAAAAGTGAGGAGCTTGCAGAAAAAATCAAGCTCTACATTGCCAATTTTAGCAAAAGAGAGCAAAAGGTGGAAACAAAGCTCTATGAGAGCAAGGATAAAAGAATGAGTGATTTTGTGATTTCTGAGGCGATTGAGAATAGAGAGATCGCCATCATCACAGGAGAAGCTGGGAGTGGGAAAAGCAGTATCGCCAAAGAGTGGAGCAAAAGCCACCCCAATGTCGTGCTCATCGAAGCCACACTGCATACTACTGCAAGTGTGTTGCTCAAAGAGCTATGCGTCAGATTTGGAGTTAATGGAGGCTCTAATCTGCACGAGAGTGTTAGCAATATCGCTAAATACCTAAAGAGTGCTGATGTGGTGCTGATGATTGATGAGGCGGAGCATCTGCCCCTAAGAGCATTGGAAGATCTACGCAGGATTTGGGATTTTAGCGGTGTGCCTTTGGTGCTGTTTGGGACTGAGATCTTAGTAAGGAATCTAGTGGGAAAAAATGGAGAGTTGCGTCAGCTCTATAGTCGGATCGGAGGAAAATACAAGATGAAGGGGCTAGATAAGAAGGAATGCAAAGAGGTGTTCTGTGAGGAAATCTATCCCTACACTCTGGGGAATTTCAGAGCAAGCTCCAAACTCTACAAAAGAGCTAGGAGACTAGCAGAGCTTCATAGTGAGCCACTGAGTGAAGAAATCATCAAGAATGCTGTGAATATGGTGATTTTATGA
- a CDS encoding phage minor head protein, producing the protein MLDFTTPPLQAIAYLLSKKPLALRDKADFRHHTAQTAFTISGITNIDRLSAFQNSIALAMLKGQSFSEWKKANANLIEGWEGANPKRLKKIYAHNLKNAYASGRKMEMMSRPAFKTPKDREGIEDGWFFRFSCVLDSATRPTHRVLHGTILPRNHSFWDTHTPPLDWGCRCRIDIFSSYDLEQKGWTPSSTPPISSIANPFASSSTSSHLAQIIAKKLEAHSHNKTASKALHSLQTELKKREKTFRALRRLYDSPDLKTPYSIGSIPSTLTSLLGTKEVGIVADTMRRHKSKHPEIDAFDYSLIPYILENIDSLYTDPKDERYLILISKKFDRHYRLALKHIKEKNEIWVSSLVGIDSEKKILREKRKLERNKTLVVVKDRPTPYAPMR; encoded by the coding sequence ATGCTAGATTTTACCACCCCTCCTTTGCAGGCTATCGCCTATCTTTTGAGCAAAAAACCCCTTGCTTTGAGAGACAAAGCAGACTTCAGACACCACACCGCTCAAACTGCCTTCACCATTAGTGGGATTACAAATATTGACCGCTTGAGTGCATTCCAAAACTCCATAGCTCTTGCAATGCTCAAAGGGCAGAGTTTTTCAGAGTGGAAAAAGGCAAATGCAAACTTGATAGAGGGTTGGGAGGGAGCAAACCCCAAAAGACTAAAGAAAATCTATGCCCACAATCTCAAAAACGCCTACGCGTCAGGGAGAAAGATGGAGATGATGAGCCGTCCAGCTTTTAAAACCCCCAAAGATAGAGAGGGGATAGAAGATGGTTGGTTTTTTAGATTTTCCTGCGTTCTTGACTCTGCCACAAGACCCACCCATCGTGTTTTGCATGGGACAATCTTACCTAGGAATCACTCCTTTTGGGACACCCACACCCCTCCACTTGATTGGGGTTGCCGTTGTAGGATTGATATTTTTAGCTCCTATGATTTAGAGCAAAAAGGTTGGACTCCTTCCTCCACCCCACCCATTAGCTCTATTGCCAACCCCTTTGCCTCCTCCTCCACTAGCTCCCACTTAGCCCAAATCATCGCCAAAAAGCTAGAAGCCCACTCCCACAACAAAACCGCCTCAAAAGCTCTCCACTCATTGCAAACAGAGCTAAAAAAAAGAGAGAAAACCTTCAGAGCTCTAAGGAGGCTTTATGATAGCCCTGATCTAAAAACCCCTTACTCTATTGGCTCTATCCCTAGCACCCTCACTTCTCTTTTGGGGACAAAAGAAGTGGGGATTGTTGCAGATACGATGAGACGCCACAAGAGCAAACACCCAGAGATTGACGCCTTTGACTACAGCCTCATTCCCTATATACTAGAAAACATTGATTCCCTCTATACAGACCCCAAAGATGAGCGTTACCTCATTCTTATAAGCAAAAAGTTTGACAGACATTATCGTTTGGCTCTAAAACACATCAAAGAGAAAAATGAAATATGGGTGAGTTCTTTGGTAGGAATTGATAGTGAAAAAAAGATTTTAAGAGAAAAAAGAAAGCTAGAGAGAAACAAAACCTTAGTCGTGGTAAAGGATAGACCCACGCCCTATGCTCCTATGAGGTAG
- a CDS encoding DpnII family type II restriction endonuclease, translating into MHIITDYFQDSTQIYNFIVETGLLKIFSDHTIKDLNDFVFGIEVGLDSNARKNRGGKIMEAYLRKIFQKAQLKFKEQAGIKEFPILHRLFGDDIKRFDFVIFTCDKTYFMECNFYSGGGSKLNETARSYQEIALKFDGLEKQEFVWITDGKGWLEAKSKLSEAYKNIKIYNLSNLDNFIKEIQ; encoded by the coding sequence ATACACATTATTACAGATTATTTTCAAGATTCTACTCAAATCTATAATTTTATTGTAGAGACAGGACTCTTAAAGATTTTTAGCGATCACACAATTAAAGATCTTAATGATTTTGTTTTTGGTATAGAAGTGGGGCTTGATAGTAACGCACGCAAGAATCGTGGTGGTAAAATAATGGAAGCTTATTTGAGAAAGATATTTCAAAAAGCACAGCTAAAGTTCAAAGAGCAAGCAGGGATCAAAGAATTTCCCATTTTGCATAGATTATTTGGCGATGATATAAAACGATTTGATTTTGTAATTTTTACTTGTGACAAAACTTATTTTATGGAATGCAATTTTTATTCGGGTGGTGGAAGCAAACTTAATGAAACAGCAAGATCTTATCAAGAAATAGCATTGAAGTTTGATGGACTAGAGAAACAAGAATTTGTTTGGATAACCGATGGCAAAGGTTGGCTAGAAGCAAAAAGTAAGTTATCAGAAGCCTATAAAAATATCAAAATTTATAACTTAAGTAATCTTGATAATTTCATCAAAGAAATACAATGA
- a CDS encoding XRE family transcriptional regulator, which yields MLNKKIFAIREKSHLSQKEFAEMTGISYGTFQKYEYGEQSPRFEYLQKISQIFQIPMSYFLDDEFVSQTKTSSLVPQNECVSECVSPSSDPNSYYNIPKLTLHAQAGGGNELLDLCCYESGETLTIDKAFFKSIPQHKLKAIKVEGYSMIPMLYPDSWVIFEESREFKGDGLYIINYANQLMVKLLQLDPARNILDIISANKDYKSYSISESQIEFIVIGKVLRCII from the coding sequence ATGCTAAATAAAAAAATCTTTGCAATTCGTGAGAAAAGCCATCTCTCTCAAAAAGAGTTTGCTGAAATGACAGGTATTTCCTATGGAACTTTTCAAAAATATGAATATGGAGAACAATCACCGCGTTTTGAGTATCTGCAGAAAATATCGCAAATTTTTCAAATCCCAATGTCTTATTTTTTGGATGATGAGTTCGTTAGTCAGACAAAAACTAGTTCGTTAGTCCCTCAAAATGAGTGCGTAAGTGAGTGCGTTAGTCCCTCCAGCGATCCAAACTCCTACTACAATATCCCCAAGCTCACCCTCCACGCCCAAGCAGGAGGAGGAAACGAACTCCTAGATCTATGCTGCTATGAGAGTGGAGAAACACTCACCATCGACAAAGCCTTTTTCAAATCCATTCCCCAGCACAAGCTCAAAGCCATCAAAGTAGAGGGCTACTCAATGATTCCCATGCTCTATCCTGATAGTTGGGTAATCTTTGAGGAAAGCAGGGAGTTCAAAGGAGATGGGCTCTATATCATCAACTACGCCAATCAATTGATGGTAAAGCTCCTCCAACTTGACCCAGCACGCAATATTTTGGACATCATCTCTGCAAACAAGGACTACAAAAGCTACTCCATCTCAGAATCCCAGATCGAGTTCATTGTCATTGGCAAGGTTTTAAGATGTATCATCTAA
- a CDS encoding Mor transcription activator family protein, translating to MRGVLKEICESYKEGMSWEKICKKYGGVNIYVPKVIPSVREQILEEYNGYNKVFLAHKYNLSVRSVEKIVREWNRNSLS from the coding sequence ATGAGAGGCGTGCTCAAAGAGATCTGTGAGAGTTATAAAGAGGGAATGAGTTGGGAGAAAATCTGCAAGAAATATGGAGGGGTGAATATCTATGTGCCCAAAGTGATCCCAAGTGTGAGGGAGCAAATCTTGGAGGAGTATAATGGGTATAATAAGGTTTTTTTGGCTCACAAATACAATCTGAGTGTGAGGAGTGTGGAGAAGATTGTGAGGGAGTGGAATAGGAATAGTCTATCTTGA
- a CDS encoding phosphoadenosine phosphosulfate reductase domain-containing protein, translated as MFFANLSGGRDSTAMVIRWLELGKPLDFILFCDTGYEFPQMHDYIQKLDSYLQKEFNKQITKIDKTKEIEHWSFAYPITRGEHKGKLRGLPKMLGPSFCTRETKAKPSKEFILSQSPQKFKNNILIGYTYDEVEKGRVSNLDYGISIYPLHQWKWNEKEIDVFLKKRQLFNPLYNHFQRTGCFFCPKQSKKSLFTLWKYYPELYQIALDMEKRAKELNCINQTFKPKSLLEYAKEFAKEFQYAKEFQTPDIALDHQNCFCGK; from the coding sequence ATGTTTTTTGCAAATTTGAGTGGGGGGCGTGATAGCACTGCAATGGTTATCAGATGGCTAGAGTTAGGAAAACCTCTTGATTTTATACTCTTTTGTGATACAGGTTATGAGTTCCCTCAAATGCACGACTATATCCAAAAGCTAGATTCATACTTGCAGAAAGAATTCAACAAACAAATCACAAAGATTGACAAAACCAAAGAGATTGAGCATTGGAGCTTCGCTTACCCCATCACAAGAGGAGAGCACAAAGGGAAGTTGAGGGGATTGCCAAAAATGCTAGGACCTTCTTTTTGCACCAGAGAAACCAAAGCAAAACCCAGCAAAGAGTTTATCCTCTCCCAATCTCCCCAAAAATTCAAAAACAACATTCTTATAGGCTACACTTACGATGAAGTGGAGAAGGGCAGAGTCTCAAACCTAGACTATGGCATCTCTATCTACCCCCTCCACCAATGGAAATGGAATGAAAAAGAGATAGATGTTTTTTTGAAAAAACGCCAACTTTTCAACCCACTCTACAACCACTTCCAAAGAACAGGGTGCTTTTTCTGCCCCAAACAAAGCAAAAAAAGCCTTTTTACCCTTTGGAAATATTATCCAGAGCTTTATCAAATCGCACTTGATATGGAAAAAAGGGCAAAAGAGCTCAATTGTATCAACCAAACCTTTAAGCCAAAAAGCCTTCTTGAGTATGCCAAAGAATTTGCCAAAGAATTCCAATATGCCAAAGAATTCCAAACGCCAGATATTGCACTAGACCATCAAAACTGCTTTTGTGGAAAATGA